From one Alosa alosa isolate M-15738 ecotype Scorff River chromosome 5, AALO_Geno_1.1, whole genome shotgun sequence genomic stretch:
- the tmc1 gene encoding LOW QUALITY PROTEIN: transmembrane channel-like protein 1 (The sequence of the model RefSeq protein was modified relative to this genomic sequence to represent the inferred CDS: inserted 1 base in 1 codon) translates to MHFLGGIENEDYNTDYNEDTDREAKRKRGRREKGENKRKPKKGGSTVTSGIYTQEQSEKERQRRKARRHKDKEEEKMGIEEDGEEVDNDIQRQRKNGRNGKAKKLKEEKEEENRNHKRQRPSKTDEEITASKKKAKKKQEDESQKTDKGKKERKKVETSSESSEVEELAGEEEEEEEEEEMVVGVLTPEELEKLKEAVDERKKLITTLRGKPWPMMKKLQTLKESQEFVEKYEGALGRGRGRKLYAYKVMMQKKWMKFLRDFENFKTACIPWEMKIKDIESHFGSSVASYFIFLRWMYGINMILFGLTFGLVMVPEALMGRPYGSIPRKTVPRADETSAMDFAILWDFGGFAKYSVLFYGYYNNQRTVGWLKFRMPLSYFLIGVGTVAYSYMVVIRKMARNANEQGGGDDTSFNFSWKMFTSWDYLIGNPETADNKFASITTSFKEAIVEEQENRKDDNIHLTRFLRVLANFLVLCCLAGSGYLIFFVVRRSQKFALAGLENYGWWERNEVNMVMSLLGMFCPMLFDVISSLENYHPRIALQWQLGRIFALFLGNLYTFIIALMDEINLKRKEEEVIIANMTLWQASLYNGTLGENNTTPVITVDPADVPRGPCWETMVGQEFVRLIISDTMTTYVTLLIGDFLRAFIVRFLNYCWCWDLEYGFPSYSEFDVSGNVLGLIFNQGMIWMGAFYAPCLPAMNVLRLHVSMYLQCWAVMCCNVPQEXVFKASGSNNFYMAMLLVILFLSTLPAIYTIVSIPPSFDCGPFSGKSRMFDVIQETLENDFPAWFGMVFSYVSNPGLVLPFLLLMILAIYYLHSISKTYKQSNLDLKKKLQTQNEENKKKNKRAALKAATELEEARNTLQEQQSQSNNNASNRGDRRLNDSNGTTNQIENGHTAKNHCRPPYPHRCMDRPSVPRGPGMPGYLPGLPHRPAP, encoded by the exons ATGCATTTTTTGGGGGGTATAGAGAATGAAGACTACAATACAGACTACAATGAGGACACAGACCGAGaggcaaagagaaagagagggagaagggagaagggagaaaacaaaagaaaaccaaAGAAAGGAGGGAGTACAGTCACATCAGGGATTTACACTCAGGAGCAATCTGAGAAAGAGCGCCAGAGAAGGAAGGCCAGGCGACATAAAgataaagaggaagaaaagatgGGAATAGAGGAAGACGGCGAAGAGGTGGACAACGATAtccaaagacaaagaaagaatgGGAGGAATGGAAAAGCAAAAAAGCttaaagaagagaaagaggaggagaacaggAATCACAAGAGACAAAGACCGTCTAAAACAGACGAGGAAATAACTGCCAGTAAGAAGAAAGCCAAGAAGAAACAGGAAGACGAATCACAAAAGACAgacaaaggaaagaaagaaagaaagaaagtagaaACCAG TTCTGAATCCTCTGAGGTGGAGGAACTagctggggaggaggaggaggaggaggaggaagaggaaatggTGGTGGGGGTGCTGACTCCTGAGGAGCTGGAGAAGCTGAAGGAGGCGGTGGATGAGAGGAAGAAGCTCATCACCACGCTCAGAGGAAAGCCCTGGCCCATGATGAAGAAACTACAAACACTCAA gGAATCTCAGGAGTTTGTGGAGAAATATGAGGGTGCTCTTGGGAGAGGAAGGGGTAGAAAGCTGTATGCCTACAAAGTCATGATGCAAAAG AAATGGATGAAGTTCCTGCGCGACTTCGAGAACTTCAAGACAGCGTGCATCCCATGGGAAATGAAGATCAAAGACATAGAAA GTCATTTTGGGTCCTCTGTTGCGAGCTACTTCATCTTCCTCAGGTGGATGTATGGGATCAACATGATTCTCTTTGGACTCACGTTCGGCCTGGTCATGGTTCCAGAG GCACTGATGGGGAGGCCTTATGGGAGCATTCCGAGGAAGACTGTTCCCAGAGCGGATGAAACAAGTGCCATGGACTTTGCCATCTTGTGGGATTTTGGG GGGTTTGCTAAGTACTCAGTGCTTTTCTATGGCTACTACAACAACCAGCGGACTGTTGGCTGGCTGAAGTTCCGCATGCCTCTCTCTTACTTCCTGATTGGGGTCGGCACAGTGGCCTACAGCTACATGGTGGTCATTCGGAA GATGGCCCGCAACGCCAATGAGCAAGGAGGCGGAGATGACACCAGTTTCAACTTCAGCTGGAAGATGTTCACCAGCTGGGACTACCTCATTGGGAACCCTGAAACCGCAGACAACAAGTTTGCCTCCATCACAACCAGCTTCAAG GAAGCCATTGTGGAGGAGCAAGAGAACAGGAAAGATGACAACATCCACCTCACCCGCTTCCTCAGGGTCTTGGCCAACTTCCTGGTACTCTGCTGCTTGGCAGGAAGTGGATATCTGATCTTCTTTGTGGTCAGGAGGTCTCAGAAGTTTGCCCTTGCGGGGCTGGAGAACTACGGCTGGTGGGAAAGAAATGAA GTGAACATGGTGATGTCTCTGCTGGGGATGTTCTGTCCCATGCTGTTCGACGTGATCAGCTCTCTGGAGAATTACCACCCCCGCATCGCCCTCCAGTGGCAGCTGGGGCGCATCTTCGCCCTGTTCCTGGGCAACCTCTACACCTTCATCATCGCCCTCATGGATGAGATCAACCTCAAA aggaaagaggaggaggtcaTAATAGCCAACATGACGTTGTGGCAGGCCAGCCTGTACAACGGGACCCTGGGAGAGAACAACACCACTCCTGTTATCACTGTTGACCCAGCTGATGTCCCCAGAGGACCTTGTTGGGAGACTATGGTGGGACAG GAGTTTGTACGGCTCATCATTTCTGACACCATGACGACGTACGTGACCCTGCTGATCGGGGATTTCCTCAGGGCGTTTATCGTGCGCTTCCTCAACTACTGCTGGTGCTGGGACCTGGAGTATGGCTTT CCCTCCTATTCAGAGTTTGATGTCAGCGGAAATGTCCTGGGGTTAATCTTTAATCAGGGAATGATCTG GATGGGAGCATTTTACGCCCCCTGTCTGCCAGCGATGAACGTGCTGCGCCTGCACGTCTCCATGTACCTGCAGTGCTGGGCAGTCATGTGCTGCAACGTCCCCCAGG CTGTCTTCAAGGCCTCGGGCTCCAACAACTTCTACATGGCCATGCTGCtggtcatcctcttcctctccacccTGCCCGCCATCTACACCATCGTCTCCATACCCCCCTCTTTCGACTGTGGACCCTTCAG TGGGAAAAGTCGAATGTTTGACGTAATCCAGGAGACCCTGGAGAATGATTTTCCAGCATGGTTTGGGATGGTATTCAGCTATGTGTCCAATCCTGGCCTAGTCCTTCCAttccttctgcttatgat ATTAGCAATATACTATCTTCACTCCATATCAAAGACATACAAACAATCCAACCTGGATCTTAAAAAGAAACTTCAAACA caaaatgaagaaaataaaaagaagaatAAGAGGGCTGCTCTAAAGGCAGCGACAGAGCTGGAGGAGGCCAGAAATACTCTACAAGAACAGCAGTCACAAAGCAACAACAACGCTTCAAACCgag GTGACAGAAGACTTAACGACAGTAATGGTACAACTAACCAGATAGAGAATGGACACACCGCAAAGAACCATTGTAGACCTCCTTATCCCCATAGATGCATGGACAGACCTTCAGTCCCAAGAGGACCTGGTATGCCTGGGTACCTACCAGGCCTCCCACATCGACCAGCACCCTAA